A section of the Methanococcus vannielii SB genome encodes:
- the hjc gene encoding Holliday junction resolvase Hjc, translating into MVQKYQKGSTFERELKKKLEKKGFAVIRSAGSHGVDLIAGKKGKTIILECKSTSKDKYYIPNENVEKLIEFSELFGGIPYIALKIKSKCLFINPHLLTSAGKNYALDYERLSPISLDINDIAEERFQKRLIE; encoded by the coding sequence ATGGTTCAAAAATACCAAAAAGGTTCCACTTTTGAACGGGAATTAAAGAAAAAACTTGAAAAAAAAGGTTTTGCAGTCATACGAAGTGCTGGAAGCCATGGTGTTGATTTAATTGCTGGAAAAAAAGGTAAAACCATCATATTAGAATGTAAATCAACGTCAAAAGATAAATATTACATTCCAAATGAAAATGTCGAAAAATTAATTGAATTTTCAGAATTATTTGGTGGAATCCCATATATTGCATTAAAAATCAAGAGCAAATGCTTGTTTATAAATCCGCATCTTTTAACATCTGCCGGAAAAAATTATGCACTTGATTATGAAAGATTAAGCCCCATATCGCTTGATATAAACGATATAGCTGAAGAAAGATTTCAAAAGAGATTAATTGAATAA
- a CDS encoding AMP phosphorylase gives MLFLNAKFIDLDLGANAVIVNEEDLKGTSYYPQDRVLIESHSGSVLGILYSTKTMVQKGEVGIPVRKMKGISLKEGEEVNLRHAEKPESIQFIKKKMDGQVLSPNEIRTIIDEIVSKKLSNIELAAFVTSTYVNGMNMEEIVEMTKRMAETGDMISWEKSLVVDIHSIGGVPGNKYALLSIPILAAAGITIPKTSSRAITSPAGTADVMEVLTNVELDEEELKRVVKATNGCLVWGGGVNLAPADDIIINVERPVSIDPQPQLLASVMAKKVATGIKYAVIDIPVGKGVKIKNEAEGAKLARKFIELGELLNIRVECVLTYGGQPLGRAIGPALEAKEALEALTDPKSAPKSLIEKAISLAGILLELGGSAQIGDGQKLAWEILESGRALEKFNQIIVEQGGTPKKPEEIELGKYVEEVRSPIDGYIVGINNTSITNVVKEAGAPRDKKAGLLLNAKIGNKVKRGDILYTIYSGSEERLNSAVNLARRVYPVNVEGMMIERISKF, from the coding sequence ATGCTGTTTTTGAATGCAAAGTTTATAGATCTCGATTTAGGTGCAAATGCGGTTATCGTAAATGAAGAGGATTTGAAGGGAACCTCCTACTACCCTCAAGACCGGGTTTTGATAGAATCACACAGCGGTTCTGTTTTAGGAATACTTTATTCAACTAAAACTATGGTTCAAAAAGGTGAAGTTGGAATACCTGTGCGTAAAATGAAAGGTATTTCTTTAAAAGAGGGTGAAGAAGTAAATTTAAGGCATGCTGAAAAACCCGAATCAATTCAATTTATAAAGAAAAAAATGGATGGCCAAGTGCTTTCTCCAAATGAAATAAGGACAATAATTGATGAAATAGTCTCAAAAAAGCTTTCAAATATCGAACTTGCAGCATTTGTTACGTCAACATATGTAAACGGAATGAATATGGAAGAAATTGTCGAAATGACAAAAAGAATGGCTGAAACTGGGGACATGATTTCATGGGAAAAAAGTCTTGTTGTAGATATTCACAGTATCGGCGGAGTTCCTGGAAATAAGTATGCACTTCTTTCAATTCCAATTCTTGCAGCCGCAGGAATTACAATTCCAAAAACATCTTCAAGAGCAATTACGTCACCAGCAGGTACTGCTGACGTTATGGAAGTTTTAACAAATGTAGAGCTAGATGAGGAAGAATTAAAAAGAGTTGTAAAAGCAACAAACGGCTGTTTGGTATGGGGTGGAGGAGTTAACTTAGCACCTGCAGATGACATTATAATCAATGTTGAAAGACCTGTTTCAATAGATCCTCAACCACAACTTCTTGCAAGTGTAATGGCTAAAAAAGTTGCAACGGGTATTAAATACGCAGTAATAGATATTCCCGTTGGAAAAGGCGTTAAAATTAAAAATGAAGCAGAAGGTGCTAAATTAGCAAGAAAATTCATTGAATTAGGAGAATTATTAAATATCCGAGTTGAATGTGTTTTAACTTATGGGGGACAACCATTAGGACGTGCAATCGGGCCGGCATTAGAGGCAAAAGAAGCCTTGGAAGCATTAACTGATCCAAAAAGTGCACCAAAAAGTTTAATTGAAAAAGCCATATCCTTAGCAGGAATACTGCTTGAACTTGGTGGTTCAGCACAAATTGGGGATGGACAAAAGTTAGCATGGGAAATACTTGAATCAGGACGCGCACTTGAAAAATTCAACCAGATTATAGTCGAACAAGGTGGGACTCCGAAAAAACCGGAGGAAATTGAACTTGGAAAATATGTTGAAGAAGTTCGTTCCCCAATTGACGGCTACATTGTAGGGATAAATAATACTTCAATAACAAACGTTGTAAAAGAAGCTGGGGCTCCAAGGGATAAAAAAGCAGGTCTTCTTTTAAATGCAAAAATTGGAAATAAGGTAAAACGTGGTGACATATTATACACGATATATTCAGGCTCTGAAGAGAGATTAAATTCAGCAGTTAATCTTGCAAGAAGGGTTTACCCGGTAAATGTTGAAGGAATGATGATTGAAAGAATAAGTAAATTTTAA
- a CDS encoding RNA methyltransferase, protein MKTVVILVNPKYGGNLGAIARNMMNFNVSELRIVGNSDILDNDAYIRAVHAKDILKNAKFYKSLSNAVSDIDVTVATTGAVSGDRNIKRIPITPRELAKNQKENEGTLGIVFGREDDGLKNEDVELCDILVSVPTSEKYPIMNLSHAVSVILYEIYYESVSSDIPYNLRMKNASKIEKEMLLRFFNEFVDISNAVPEYRKEICKTIFKRIVGRAFISGKEANSLICVFKKTDLK, encoded by the coding sequence TTGAAAACTGTTGTAATTTTAGTAAATCCAAAATATGGCGGAAATTTGGGCGCAATTGCACGAAATATGATGAATTTCAATGTTTCAGAACTTAGAATTGTTGGAAATTCTGATATACTTGATAATGATGCATATATTCGTGCAGTTCACGCTAAAGATATTTTAAAAAATGCAAAATTTTATAAAAGTCTTTCAAATGCAGTTTCAGATATAGATGTTACGGTTGCAACTACCGGTGCAGTCTCAGGTGATCGGAATATAAAAAGAATTCCAATTACGCCAAGAGAATTAGCAAAAAATCAAAAAGAGAATGAAGGAACACTAGGAATTGTTTTTGGACGGGAAGATGATGGTTTAAAAAATGAAGACGTAGAGTTATGTGATATTTTGGTTTCTGTTCCAACGTCTGAAAAATACCCTATAATGAACCTTTCTCATGCAGTTTCAGTAATTCTTTATGAGATATATTATGAATCTGTTTCAAGTGATATTCCGTATAACTTACGCATGAAAAATGCATCAAAAATTGAAAAAGAAATGCTTTTAAGATTTTTTAACGAATTTGTAGATATTTCTAACGCAGTTCCGGAATATAGAAAAGAAATATGTAAAACAATATTCAAAAGAATAGTTGGAAGAGCATTTATTTCAGGAAAAGAAGCTAATTCTTTAATATGCGTATTTAAAAAAACTGACCTAAAATAA
- a CDS encoding TIGR00297 family protein — protein sequence MDVLLKISYSLVITLLLAVFIYAKKYLDSVGIIGSSIMAFIILFIADLRWLILLISFLVLGSLASKAGYSLKNAIKMAESKRSLKNVLANGLMAVLFVLGYYFGILTQEIALIGYIGSIAAANSDTFSSELGMLSRETPRLISNFKKAEKGTDGAITFFGTFAGLMGALLIGVISYGLFNDLNVLIIATIAGMAGNISDSYLGAFFERKKLLNNEHVNFIATLVGGIFSIFLYFIL from the coding sequence ATGGACGTGTTATTGAAAATAAGTTATTCGTTAGTTATAACGCTTTTACTTGCAGTATTTATATATGCTAAAAAGTACCTAGATAGCGTTGGAATAATAGGTTCTTCAATAATGGCGTTTATAATACTTTTTATAGCGGATTTAAGGTGGCTTATACTTCTTATTTCGTTTTTAGTACTTGGAAGTTTGGCAAGTAAAGCAGGATATTCTTTAAAAAATGCAATTAAAATGGCAGAGTCAAAACGTTCATTAAAAAACGTACTTGCAAATGGATTAATGGCCGTATTATTTGTTTTAGGATATTATTTTGGAATTTTAACTCAAGAAATTGCTTTAATCGGATATATTGGTTCAATTGCAGCTGCAAATTCGGATACTTTTTCTTCAGAACTGGGGATGCTTTCAAGAGAGACTCCAAGGCTGATATCCAACTTTAAAAAAGCTGAAAAAGGTACTGATGGTGCAATAACTTTTTTTGGAACTTTTGCAGGACTTATGGGTGCTTTATTAATTGGTGTAATCTCCTATGGACTTTTTAATGATTTAAACGTATTAATAATTGCAACAATTGCAGGAATGGCCGGAAATATCTCTGATAGTTATCTTGGAGCATTTTTTGAGCGTAAAAAACTTTTAAATAATGAACACGTGAATTTCATTGCAACGCTTGTCGGCGGAATTTTTTCAATCTTCCTATATTTTATATTATAA
- a CDS encoding HIT family protein → MCIFCSIVKGDIPARIIYEDEKFLAFMDAFPRAVGHTLIIPKEHFETFDELPKELACEMMEVIYKVVKQLKNLKMDGFNILNNNKKVSGQEVPHVHFHIIPRYENEGYPVYVLKDPINVDLDSIYDRIME, encoded by the coding sequence ATGTGTATTTTTTGTAGTATTGTTAAAGGAGATATTCCTGCAAGAATAATCTATGAAGACGAGAAATTTTTAGCATTTATGGATGCATTTCCAAGGGCTGTTGGACATACACTAATAATCCCTAAAGAACATTTTGAAACTTTTGACGAACTTCCAAAAGAACTAGCGTGTGAAATGATGGAAGTAATTTATAAGGTTGTAAAACAGTTAAAAAACTTAAAAATGGATGGCTTTAATATTTTAAATAATAATAAAAAAGTTTCCGGTCAAGAGGTTCCCCACGTTCATTTTCACATTATTCCAAGATATGAAAACGAGGGATATCCAGTTTACGTTTTAAAAGACCCTATAAACGTGGATTTAGATTCTATTTATGATAGAATAATGGAATAA
- a CDS encoding DUF2097 domain-containing protein — protein sequence MEEIVIKMTEEKMEDYMKTNVQEGDHIEVYFGRCHVEGTVDSKEDGFFRVDTDNKSMGLMEFDIGNIARDVLEIVHINEEKDKKVILVIE from the coding sequence ATGGAAGAAATAGTAATTAAAATGACAGAAGAAAAAATGGAGGACTACATGAAAACAAACGTTCAAGAAGGTGACCATATAGAAGTTTATTTTGGTAGATGTCACGTTGAAGGAACTGTTGACTCAAAAGAAGACGGTTTTTTTAGGGTGGATACCGATAACAAATCAATGGGGCTCATGGAATTTGATATTGGAAACATTGCAAGAGATGTTTTAGAAATCGTACACATCAATGAAGAAAAAGATAAAAAAGTAATTTTAGTTATAGAATAA
- a CDS encoding DUF63 family protein, with protein MDIMLMIKDFIYRYYIYPIEAKQGYNLIQTATYGVFLFFMVYLFYKVCLKLKITVDRQFAEVTVFYIILITLMRSLVDAGFFPRLYYTVTPGIVVFVGIYYMLSIIISGTILKKKYYLLSIIMAIVPILYMFFEFSTRITQIESVAYVFGILSTSYLLALFIIEKIKKVKLDRIDKYAIFSQLVDAAATSVGIGIYGYWEQHPIPRLLMDYFGPYSIIPVKLMVAYFVLDVFNKEVKDDNLRNILKITVMALGLAPGLRNLFRMIMGV; from the coding sequence ATGGATATTATGCTAATGATAAAAGATTTTATATATCGCTATTATATTTACCCGATAGAGGCAAAACAAGGCTATAATTTAATTCAAACTGCTACATATGGGGTATTTCTTTTTTTTATGGTTTATTTATTTTATAAAGTATGTTTAAAATTAAAAATAACTGTCGATAGGCAATTTGCGGAAGTAACTGTATTTTATATAATACTTATAACACTTATGAGGTCACTAGTTGATGCAGGATTTTTTCCAAGATTATATTATACAGTAACACCGGGAATAGTTGTATTTGTCGGCATTTATTACATGCTTTCAATAATTATTTCAGGAACCATATTAAAAAAGAAATATTATTTACTTTCAATAATAATGGCAATCGTTCCAATTTTGTACATGTTTTTCGAGTTTTCTACTAGAATAACGCAAATTGAATCGGTCGCTTATGTCTTTGGAATTCTTAGTACAAGCTACCTTTTAGCACTATTTATTATAGAAAAAATAAAAAAAGTAAAGTTAGATAGAATTGACAAATATGCAATATTTTCACAACTTGTCGATGCTGCTGCAACTTCTGTTGGCATTGGAATATATGGTTACTGGGAACAACATCCAATTCCAAGACTACTAATGGATTATTTTGGGCCTTATTCAATAATACCTGTGAAATTAATGGTTGCCTATTTTGTACTTGATGTATTTAACAAAGAAGTTAAGGATGATAATCTAAGAAATATTTTAAAAATAACAGTAATGGCATTAGGACTTGCACCGGGTCTTAGAAATCTTTTTAGGATGATAATGGGTGTTTAA
- a CDS encoding methanogenesis marker 6 protein: MKSKVIVLSEDAKTSPSRLFRYLNSLEYDMNVKETCFGAFIEADDEVVDKVVELVRNLEKNKIFCKDRGFPIWDKRRCRAFRKGGPREGFHQLEAEQKVLTRISRALSAIEVEKIDELELERQYEKIKPKKIDVSKFKKIISEI; this comes from the coding sequence ATGAAATCAAAAGTAATTGTCTTGTCAGAAGATGCAAAAACTTCACCTTCACGATTGTTTAGGTATTTAAACTCTTTAGAATACGATATGAATGTAAAAGAAACTTGTTTTGGTGCATTTATTGAAGCAGACGATGAGGTCGTTGATAAAGTTGTTGAACTTGTAAGGAACCTTGAAAAAAATAAAATATTCTGTAAAGATAGGGGATTTCCAATTTGGGATAAAAGAAGGTGTAGGGCATTTAGGAAAGGTGGCCCAAGAGAAGGTTTTCACCAGCTAGAAGCGGAACAAAAAGTTTTAACAAGAATTTCAAGAGCTCTTTCTGCAATTGAAGTTGAAAAAATAGATGAGTTAGAACTAGAACGGCAATATGAAAAAATAAAGCCTAAAAAAATTGATGTATCTAAATTTAAAAAAATTATAAGCGAAATTTAA
- a CDS encoding cobalt-precorrin-8 methylmutase, protein MGATTKDGMDIADKSREIVKRKIFEVLNEKIDLYSDEEMGLIERVVHATADPEYAKLILFNNGPIKNCLDALNNKKPIITDISMVKAGIRYNNIVCTISDKETFEYAKKYGITRAVASIRSLKDEIDGGIIVIGNAPTALLEVIRLYNEEKIRPKLVLGVPVGFVKASESKELLRTLNIPSISTIGPKGGTPIAVSLMNGIIALSKNERI, encoded by the coding sequence ATGGGAGCTACTACAAAGGACGGAATGGATATTGCAGATAAATCACGAGAAATTGTAAAACGTAAAATATTTGAAGTACTAAATGAAAAAATAGATTTATATTCTGATGAAGAGATGGGGTTAATTGAAAGAGTAGTTCATGCTACGGCTGACCCAGAATACGCAAAATTAATTTTATTTAACAATGGGCCCATAAAAAATTGTTTAGATGCGTTAAATAACAAAAAACCAATAATTACGGATATTTCAATGGTAAAAGCCGGAATAAGATATAATAACATAGTATGCACTATTTCAGATAAAGAAACATTTGAATATGCAAAAAAATACGGAATTACAAGGGCAGTTGCATCTATTCGGTCGCTAAAAGACGAAATTGATGGAGGAATTATTGTAATTGGGAATGCACCTACTGCACTACTTGAAGTCATACGACTATACAATGAAGAAAAAATACGGCCCAAACTAGTTTTGGGCGTACCAGTTGGTTTTGTAAAGGCATCCGAATCAAAGGAATTACTTAGAACATTAAATATACCGTCAATTTCAACAATTGGCCCAAAGGGGGGAACCCCTATTGCAGTTTCGCTCATGAATGGCATTATTGCATTAAGTAAAAATGAAAGAATTTAA
- the metG gene encoding methionine--tRNA ligase, which yields MKHLVTTALAYTNGPLHLGHARSTYIPADIFTRYLRLKRENVFHVGGTDNHGVPITLKAEKEGVTPLDIVDRYHNAIKEDLDSLNVSFDSFGRTHSDIHIETAQEFYKTLKENGYIYEKEIEQFYCEKCSMSLADRYVEGKCPFCEGEARGDHCEVCGRHLEPTELLEPYCIHCNSKPEIKKSIHYFFKLSAMKEELTEYITNAKEMPEHVKNMALRWIEELHDWDVSRNLTWGVPIPKSNGQVMYVWIEAPIGYVSFTKELGEIWKDYWISKDVQSKITHFIGKDITVHHAVFWPGILKGVKNYKMPDSVVSGGYLTLENKKMSTSKNWVVWVKDFVEKFSPDYLRYFLMVNAPLNRDTDFSWDDFQKRINTELIDIIGNFSHRTLVFTERKFGKIPNVQKDTLKEEDLLLIRKCEKTTETFDKLIREYNFKDAIMEIILLSKEGNAYFQAMQPWAITDEERLKEVMYTCCTTLKYIVYLLSPFMPVKTGELLDLMNEELDLEIRGNDLKKPKVIFTKLEEMDILKMKEKLNSEIKFEEKVSKNEKTAKKTGAKMELIDIEYFTKVDLRVGKVLEVEDVKKSKKLYKIIVDLGNEQRQIISGLKGDYEVEELIGKNVIVICNLKPAKLCGVESEGMLLAAESDGIVSLLNIDREISLGSKIH from the coding sequence ATGAAACATCTAGTTACAACGGCACTAGCTTATACGAACGGGCCTTTACACTTAGGGCATGCAAGAAGCACGTATATTCCCGCAGATATTTTTACAAGGTATTTAAGGCTTAAAAGAGAGAATGTATTTCACGTAGGGGGGACTGATAATCATGGGGTTCCAATTACCCTTAAAGCGGAGAAAGAAGGTGTAACTCCTTTAGATATTGTTGATAGATACCACAATGCAATTAAAGAAGATTTAGATAGCTTAAACGTATCTTTTGACAGTTTTGGAAGAACCCATAGTGACATCCATATTGAAACTGCCCAAGAATTTTACAAAACCCTAAAAGAAAACGGGTACATTTATGAAAAAGAAATAGAGCAATTTTACTGTGAAAAATGTAGTATGAGCCTTGCAGATAGGTATGTCGAAGGAAAATGTCCATTTTGTGAAGGTGAGGCAAGGGGCGACCACTGCGAAGTTTGTGGGAGACATTTAGAACCTACTGAGCTTTTAGAACCCTACTGTATTCACTGTAATTCAAAACCCGAAATAAAAAAATCAATACACTATTTTTTTAAATTAAGCGCAATGAAGGAAGAATTAACCGAATACATTACAAATGCAAAAGAAATGCCCGAACATGTAAAAAACATGGCTTTAAGATGGATTGAAGAGCTACACGACTGGGATGTTTCAAGAAATTTAACTTGGGGAGTTCCAATTCCTAAAAGCAATGGTCAAGTGATGTATGTTTGGATTGAAGCCCCTATTGGTTACGTTTCATTTACAAAAGAACTTGGTGAGATTTGGAAGGATTACTGGATTAGTAAGGATGTTCAATCTAAAATAACTCATTTTATAGGAAAAGATATAACTGTACATCATGCCGTATTCTGGCCAGGTATTTTAAAAGGTGTTAAAAACTATAAAATGCCAGATTCCGTTGTTAGCGGCGGCTATTTAACTTTAGAAAATAAAAAAATGAGTACGAGTAAGAATTGGGTAGTTTGGGTTAAAGATTTTGTTGAAAAATTCAGTCCGGATTATTTACGGTATTTTTTAATGGTAAATGCACCATTGAATAGGGATACTGATTTTTCATGGGATGATTTTCAGAAACGAATTAATACTGAATTAATTGATATTATCGGGAATTTTAGCCATAGGACACTCGTATTTACCGAAAGAAAGTTTGGAAAAATTCCTAATGTTCAAAAGGATACATTAAAAGAAGAAGATTTATTGTTAATTAGAAAATGTGAAAAAACCACTGAAACATTCGATAAATTAATTCGAGAGTATAATTTCAAAGATGCAATAATGGAAATCATTCTTCTTTCAAAGGAAGGAAATGCATACTTTCAAGCAATGCAACCCTGGGCAATAACTGATGAAGAACGGCTAAAAGAAGTAATGTATACCTGTTGTACCACTTTAAAATACATAGTGTACCTTTTAAGTCCATTCATGCCTGTAAAAACGGGAGAACTTCTTGATTTAATGAATGAAGAACTTGACCTTGAAATTAGAGGAAATGACCTTAAAAAACCAAAAGTCATATTTACAAAATTGGAAGAAATGGATATTTTAAAAATGAAGGAAAAACTAAACTCTGAAATAAAATTTGAAGAGAAAGTTAGCAAAAATGAAAAAACCGCTAAAAAAACAGGTGCAAAAATGGAATTAATAGATATCGAATACTTTACAAAAGTAGATTTAAGAGTTGGAAAGGTTTTAGAAGTTGAAGATGTTAAAAAATCTAAAAAACTTTATAAAATAATCGTAGATTTAGGCAATGAACAAAGACAAATAATTTCAGGCTTAAAAGGTGATTATGAAGTTGAAGAATTAATTGGAAAGAACGTAATAGTTATATGTAACCTTAAACCTGCAAAATTGTGCGGCGTAGAATCTGAAGGAATGCTTTTAGCAGCTGAAAGTGATGGCATTGTAAGCCTTTTAAATATTGACAGGGAAATTTCTCTCGGAAGTAAAATACACTAA
- a CDS encoding cation-translocating P-type ATPase → MKSSDFFHSLEVDKVFSDLDSSPNGISKKDADERLNRFGENIIENYERSKLSIFLKQFMSPVIYVLIFAAILAFFIGDTNDFLIIIGIVIINSLLGFWQESKAESSLKALKKLTEQRAFVFRNGEVIEIPSSKIVPGDVLMLSEGNVISADLRLYDTKGMLIDESTITGESIPVEKDGKVILPEKTLPYDLKNMALSGTVVVRGSGKGIVVKTGKNTYLASIAEKVKEKSPESPLTKAIGQFSKKYIVLLFIILFTVGSFGLYGGIDIPTMLYILVALMVSAIPEGLPIVITLVLAVGALELNKNYVLVRHLPSVETLGSATVIASDKTGTITTGKIAVSEVFPEEFDDIEVISALANESDGIHGDHMDLALVSWLGIEKYHKIRKNNPTLEIFPFDTKSRMMGSLNNVINGQKLFIKGSYEFLKEKSTNKSFKEFDQAHDKMSGNGLRVLAFGVGEGDIKNPSTWKIEIKSLIGFSDPPKEGVKGAVSTAKSAGIRVIMITGDNSLTAKKIATEVGIYSEGDGLLSGVDIEKLDDEELKDALKGVSVVSRALPEHKYRIVKALQNSGEIVAVTGDGVNDVPALKVADLGISMGEGTEAAKSVSKMVLVDNNLSLIVKAIKQGRLITENIRKVIYYLISANMGQIVLISLSIIMGLSLPLFPVQILWINMVTDGVQDKTFPFIKEESNLMKRNPLRPENRVFDKVQIYRIFYAAVSLGLINLALYFHLLNINYPYMEIVTILFTSMVVSIWFNGIQAQKEHEPFFKNIKRSITINPYIWVGVLIGIVLQLLAIYVFSDLFKTVPLDILDFSYVLITSVLFFITLEVRKWAEYLYNKKNNPIL, encoded by the coding sequence GTGAAAAGTTCCGACTTTTTTCATTCTTTAGAAGTTGATAAGGTTTTTTCAGACCTTGATTCCTCGCCAAACGGCATTTCAAAAAAAGATGCAGATGAAAGGCTGAATCGATTTGGAGAAAATATTATAGAAAATTACGAGAGAAGTAAACTTTCTATATTTTTAAAACAATTTATGTCTCCTGTTATCTATGTTTTAATATTTGCAGCGATTCTGGCGTTTTTTATAGGTGATACAAACGATTTTTTAATAATAATCGGGATTGTAATTATAAACAGTTTACTTGGATTTTGGCAGGAGTCAAAAGCTGAAAGTTCATTAAAAGCACTTAAAAAGCTTACCGAACAAAGAGCATTTGTTTTTCGAAATGGTGAAGTTATTGAAATCCCTTCTTCAAAAATAGTTCCAGGGGATGTTTTAATGCTATCCGAAGGAAACGTCATTTCAGCAGATTTAAGACTTTATGATACAAAAGGCATGTTAATTGATGAATCTACAATTACTGGTGAATCGATACCGGTAGAAAAAGATGGAAAAGTAATTTTGCCTGAAAAAACATTACCTTATGATTTAAAAAATATGGCATTATCTGGAACCGTAGTTGTTAGGGGTTCAGGAAAAGGAATAGTTGTAAAAACGGGTAAAAATACTTATTTGGCGTCTATCGCAGAAAAAGTAAAGGAAAAATCCCCTGAAAGTCCGCTTACAAAGGCAATAGGCCAATTTTCAAAAAAATATATAGTACTGCTTTTTATAATCCTTTTTACTGTTGGTTCATTTGGACTATATGGTGGAATTGATATACCAACAATGCTGTATATACTTGTAGCTTTAATGGTTTCAGCAATTCCTGAGGGGCTTCCAATTGTTATAACATTAGTTTTAGCAGTCGGTGCTCTTGAACTTAATAAGAACTATGTACTTGTAAGGCACCTTCCTTCCGTAGAAACATTGGGTAGTGCGACTGTTATAGCATCTGATAAAACCGGCACAATTACTACTGGGAAAATTGCTGTTTCTGAAGTGTTTCCTGAAGAATTTGATGATATAGAAGTAATATCTGCACTTGCAAACGAATCTGACGGGATTCATGGTGACCACATGGATTTAGCACTTGTTTCATGGCTAGGGATTGAAAAATATCACAAAATAAGAAAAAATAACCCTACTTTAGAAATATTTCCGTTCGATACAAAGAGTAGAATGATGGGTTCACTAAATAATGTTATTAATGGTCAAAAATTATTTATAAAAGGTTCTTACGAGTTTTTAAAAGAAAAATCGACAAACAAAAGTTTTAAAGAATTTGACCAAGCCCACGATAAAATGTCAGGTAATGGCCTTAGGGTACTTGCATTTGGTGTTGGCGAAGGGGACATAAAAAATCCAAGCACTTGGAAAATTGAAATTAAATCTTTAATAGGATTTTCTGACCCTCCAAAAGAAGGTGTTAAGGGGGCAGTTTCAACTGCAAAATCTGCAGGAATACGGGTTATAATGATAACGGGTGATAACAGCCTTACAGCAAAAAAAATAGCTACTGAAGTTGGCATATATTCTGAAGGAGATGGCTTATTAAGTGGTGTTGACATTGAAAAGCTAGATGATGAAGAATTAAAAGATGCTTTAAAGGGCGTAAGCGTAGTTTCTAGGGCATTACCCGAACATAAATACCGAATAGTAAAAGCCCTGCAAAATAGTGGGGAAATTGTTGCGGTAACTGGAGATGGGGTAAACGACGTACCTGCCTTAAAAGTTGCAGATTTGGGTATTTCAATGGGTGAAGGAACCGAAGCTGCAAAATCCGTTTCAAAAATGGTTTTAGTAGATAATAACTTATCTTTGATTGTAAAGGCAATAAAACAAGGACGATTAATTACTGAAAATATTAGAAAAGTTATATATTATCTTATTTCTGCAAATATGGGTCAAATTGTATTAATCTCTCTTTCTATAATCATGGGATTAAGTCTACCATTGTTTCCCGTTCAAATACTTTGGATAAACATGGTTACTGATGGAGTACAGGATAAAACATTCCCATTTATCAAGGAAGAATCAAATTTAATGAAAAGAAACCCATTAAGGCCCGAAAATAGGGTTTTTGATAAGGTTCAAATTTATAGGATATTTTATGCGGCAGTATCTCTTGGACTTATAAATCTTGCACTCTATTTCCATTTACTAAATATAAACTACCCTTACATGGAAATTGTAACGATTTTATTTACTTCAATGGTGGTTTCAATATGGTTTAATGGAATACAGGCACAAAAAGAACACGAACCATTCTTTAAAAATATCAAGAGAAGCATAACAATAAATCCATATATATGGGTTGGAGTTTTAATTGGAATAGTTTTACAGTTACTTGCAATATATGTATTTTCAGACTTATTTAAAACAGTTCCGCTAGATATTTTGGATTTTAGTTACGTTTTAATAACTTCAGTACTGTTTTTTATAACGCTTGAAGTTAGAAAATGGGCTGAATATTTATATAATAAGAAAAATAATCCAATCCTTTAA